The Chitinophaga caeni genome segment GTTAAAAAAACTACCAAGTTCATGGCTCATGACGAGAAAAATGAGTGCAGCATCGGGGATACCGTGAAAATCATGGAAACTCGCCCCCTCAGCAAAAACAAATGCTGGAGATTGGTAGAAGTTATCGAAAAAGTAAAATAATTATTATTGTTTCAAGCTGTGTGCAATCCCTTGCTGCAGCCGCTGTTAAACAAAGAAAAATCGTATTACGATGATACAACAAGAATCAAGACTGAGCGTAGCCGATAACAGTGGTGCTAAAGAAGTACTCTGCATCCGCGTACTAGGTAACTCCGGTCAAGACTACGCCAAGGTTGGCGATAAAATTGTAGTTACTGTTAAAGACGCCATCCCAGCCGGTGGTGTTAAAAAAGGTACTGTTACCAAGGCAGTAATCGTTAGAACTAAAAACAAATTG includes the following:
- the rplN gene encoding 50S ribosomal protein L14, whose translation is MIQQESRLSVADNSGAKEVLCIRVLGNSGQDYAKVGDKIVVTVKDAIPAGGVKKGTVTKAVIVRTKNKLRRKDGSYIRFDDNAVVLLNNADEPRGTRIFGPVARELRDKGYMKIVSLAPEVL
- the rpsQ gene encoding 30S ribosomal protein S17 translates to MTERKMRKSRIGVVSSNKMDKTITVSVLRKVKHPIYGKFVKKTTKFMAHDEKNECSIGDTVKIMETRPLSKNKCWRLVEVIEKVK